The following is a genomic window from Paenibacillus thiaminolyticus.
TGATTGCCCACCATCTCCACGATGCCGGGATCGTCTTCAATCAGCAAAATATGCTGCTTCATCATCTATCCTCACACCTTCACTGTTGTGTTGCGTTACGGCTTGTGCTGCGGCATGGCTGCCGAATGCTTGATGGGAAATTCATCTCAGCAGGGCATCTTGCCCGCATCATGCGGAACCGGAATCGCAGCTTACCGTTCCGGCCTTCCGGCGCCGTCTGGCAGACAGACCATGCAATACTGCTTCAACTCGCTGTTCCGCAGCCGGATCGTATCCACGACCGTGAAGCCGTAATGTTCGTACAGCCCGACATTGCGCGGATTTTGCGTCTCCAGGGTACAGGCGATTCCCCGTCCGCGGCATTCGGCCAGCAGCGGGGACATCATCTTCCGCACCCAGCCCTGCCCCCGGTATTGCGGCTGCACCACGAGCATATCGAGATGCAGATAAGGCTGGTCGCCCAATGAGGCCAGCCAGGCCGAGCTCATGCTGCGCAAGCCCGACAAGCCGCGCAGGAAGCGGGCGGGACTGATGTAGCGGCACATGCCTAACGACTTCGCGACAGCCCGGGCAACGCCCCATGCGTAGCTCGCGCGGGAAGCCCAAGAGGTTCCCATCCGCTCCGGACGGAAGATGAGCGCTACGGCCTCCATTTTATCCGATGTCGCGTACAAGCCGCCGTAATCATACAGCAATTCGATATAATTGCGGAAAAACAGCTTCAACACTTCGACACGGATAGACGGATCGGGCAGCAAATGCACATACAACCCGTCTTCCTTGAAGCCTTGGGCCATGACCGCCGCCGCGGCTTCCATATGCTTGCGTTCCAAGAGCAACAGCTTGGCACTACAAATAGTTCCACCCCGAATCTTCGAATATCGCTCCTTCGCCGGCTGGCGGCGCCGAAGCTTCTCCTGCCATCGTACTGCGCCGGACCGGATGAGTCAATTGTTGCCGGTGCGGCTCGAACGGATTTGCCCAACCGCAGGCGGTGACGCGTGCCGGAACAAGCAACAAGCCGCCAGGATTTCCTGACGGCCGGCCCTTACAGTCCGATCTGGATAAATAAATTGTTGGCGGTATAGAACAGCACCGGCGCCCATAGCGATCCCGTTCGCTTCCACATGCAGCCTGCGATCAGAGAGAACATCATCATGGTCCCCATTCCCCTTTCGGCTTATCACCTCATCACGTTACCCTGCGGCAACCTTCCGGGCAATTCCCCGACAGGGGGATTGGGTAAGATTATGGCGTCCGCTCATCCAGCCAGCCGAGCGTCTTCGCGACGGAGACGGCCTTCATGCGGCGATCGACGCCCAGTTTCTTGAACAAGTTTTTGATATGAGCCTTCACCGTCTCGGCCGACACCAGCAGTTCTTCGGCAATCTCCTTGTTCGAGAGGCCGCGGGCCAGAAGGTTCAGCACTTCCCGCTCGCGGGCGGTCAGTTCCTCCACCTTCGCCAGCCGCTGCAGCTCCTCCCTGGACGGCGGCAGCCTTCTAGCCTGGGCTTCGGCCACATACAGCAGTTGGCAAGCCAACGTGTGCAGCGTTCCCAGGCGTCCCGGGACGAAGGCGTGCCCCGTCCGTCCATTCACCAGATACAAGCAGCCCCGCACCTGGTCGTGCATCCGAAGCGGCAGCACCAGCACCGAGGCCGGGCAGCCTTCCGCCGCTTCGGGCGGGCGTGTCGCCGGCCCAGGCTGATCCGGCCCGCCGGAGTGCCTCTCGTTCTCGGTGCGCAGCAGCATCGGCTCGCCCGATTGAAGCGCAGTCTGGATAAGCTCCTGCGACAGATCGCCGCACGCGCTCAGCGGACAGGGCCGGAAGTCGCCACAGCCGCTCATCACGCCGTTGTCCGAATCGATCGACGCTTCCACGTAAGGCTCGCCCTGCCGCAGGACGATGAGATACCCCTGCCCCGCTCCAGCCTGCATCACAATCGTGGCGAGCAGCTTCTCCGCCAGTCCCCGTCCCTCCCAGCCCTCCGCGAAGCAGTGGGATGACTGGACGACCGCCGCCAGATCCAGAGTCTGCGGATAGCCGCCGCTATCGTCCCCCGCCAACGGTCCGGTCAAGCCGAATAACGGAGCGTCACCGGCCTGGCCCAGCGCAGGGTGAGGCAGGATGCGCCCCGGCCCCGGGTCGACAGGGTAGAGCGCCGTCACCGATAACTGCCGCGCCGGCGCGGCCTGATCCCGCAATGTTCCCTCCGGCAGCTCCGATGCACGGCTGTTCCGCCGCCCCTCCAGGCATTCCTCCAACGCGACGCGCAGCATGCGCGCATCGGGATAGCGCGCTTCCGGGTCCTTCTCCAGCAACCTCATCACGATCTCCGCCAGCTCTGGCGGCAGTTCCGGCCTCCGTTCGGTTAACGGCACGGGGCGCCGCGCCATATGCGCATGCGACCAGGCAAGCGCGTTGTCCGCCTCGAACGGCAGCTCTCCTGCCAGCAGCTCATACCAGGTCACGCCCAGGGAGTACAGATCCGAATACGGGCCGAGGTCGCAGTTCATGCGCCCGGTCTGCTCCGGGGACAGATAGATCGGATTGCCCTCCAGCAGAGGGCGCTTCATCGGCTGTCGCTCGCCCTGCTGCAAGAACAAAGCGTACCCGAAGCCGGTCACATAGATTCGCTTCGTCACCATCTGCACGAGGATCGTATCGGGCTTGAGATTGAGATGGAGCACCTGCTGCTGGTGAAGCGCCTCGATCATCCGGCACATGCCGATGCCCAGCTCCAGGAACTCGTTGCACGATACGGGTTGCATCTCGAAGTAGCTCCGCAAGGTTACCCCGTTCACCGGCTCATACTCCAGAATCAGGGCGTGGCCATGCGGCACGACTGTCACCGGCCGCAGGATCCCGTCGACAGGCACGCGAGCGGTGCCTTCATATTCATGCAGCAGCTTCGCGTTCTCGATAATGGTGCGGCTGCCTTCCTTGACCACCTTGAGCAGGGCGGGGTGCCCCCGCTTCGCCGCATAGGCATAACAGACGTACAGGTAAGGGTCTTCATATATAATTTTATCCACTTCATAACCGGGAAGGGTCAGGCCGTTCGTCATTGCATTCATGGAGATTCCCTCGTATTCTCTCGATTCCAAGCGAATTCAATTTCTTCTTTTCATTATAGCGAAAGATCGCCCGGAGGAACGATGAAAAAGCAGTTTTCTCGAAAAGAGTCTTTACATTCAGGACGGTCCCGGTATAATGGGAAGCGTAAAAGAGGCAATCCCAACCGCATATCCGTGAACACTAGGGGTGCTTGCTCGCAGGCTGAGAGACAGCGGATCGCTGTTAACCCTTATGACCCGAACTAGATAATACTAGCGTGGGGAAGTGTAGGTAGATTACGATGATTCGCGCTCGCCGAAGGGGGCTTTCCTTCCTGGCAGCCGTTCTTCCGTATGGCGAACCGCACTTCCCGGAGGTGCGGTTTTTTGCTGTTTTTACGATCATTCGCAGATACGGGAGGAATTCGCAATGAAAAAAACAATGTGCGGCACCGGCCAGATCGCCGGCTGCCGATTCTCGCTCTATCCGATGAGCGATCGGTTCGTGGAGCTGATTCTCGGCGCCCTGGAGGCAACGGACCTGTCCAAAGTATGGTCGAAGACAGATGAGGTGAGCACCTGCGTCCGCGGCAAGGCGGAGCATGTGTTCGATGTGGTGAAATCGATTTTTCTCCACTGCGCTAAGTCCGGCGTCCATACCGTACTGAATGCCACCTTCTCGATCGGATGCCCCGGCGACAGCGAAGCCGATTATTACATGACGGAGGACGACCATCGCCTGAATGAAGAGCGCTCCCGCCTCATCGCCGTCCAGACCGATGCGCAGTTCTCGCTCTACCCGCTCGGCACGCCGGATTATATGGATACCATCTATGACATTATCGGCCTTGCCCGGGAGGAGGGCACCTTCACCAAGGGGGTTCATTATGCAAGCGGGCTGCAGGGCGACGCGCATGACGTGTTCGCGACGCTGGAGCACGCCTTCGAGCAGGCGCGGACAAGCGACAGCACTCATATTGTGCTGA
Proteins encoded in this region:
- a CDS encoding GNAT family N-acetyltransferase; the encoded protein is MEAAAAVMAQGFKEDGLYVHLLPDPSIRVEVLKLFFRNYIELLYDYGGLYATSDKMEAVALIFRPERMGTSWASRASYAWGVARAVAKSLGMCRYISPARFLRGLSGLRSMSSAWLASLGDQPYLHLDMLVVQPQYRGQGWVRKMMSPLLAECRGRGIACTLETQNPRNVGLYEHYGFTVVDTIRLRNSELKQYCMVCLPDGAGRPER
- a CDS encoding protein kinase domain-containing protein, translated to MNAMTNGLTLPGYEVDKIIYEDPYLYVCYAYAAKRGHPALLKVVKEGSRTIIENAKLLHEYEGTARVPVDGILRPVTVVPHGHALILEYEPVNGVTLRSYFEMQPVSCNEFLELGIGMCRMIEALHQQQVLHLNLKPDTILVQMVTKRIYVTGFGYALFLQQGERQPMKRPLLEGNPIYLSPEQTGRMNCDLGPYSDLYSLGVTWYELLAGELPFEADNALAWSHAHMARRPVPLTERRPELPPELAEIVMRLLEKDPEARYPDARMLRVALEECLEGRRNSRASELPEGTLRDQAAPARQLSVTALYPVDPGPGRILPHPALGQAGDAPLFGLTGPLAGDDSGGYPQTLDLAAVVQSSHCFAEGWEGRGLAEKLLATIVMQAGAGQGYLIVLRQGEPYVEASIDSDNGVMSGCGDFRPCPLSACGDLSQELIQTALQSGEPMLLRTENERHSGGPDQPGPATRPPEAAEGCPASVLVLPLRMHDQVRGCLYLVNGRTGHAFVPGRLGTLHTLACQLLYVAEAQARRLPPSREELQRLAKVEELTAREREVLNLLARGLSNKEIAEELLVSAETVKAHIKNLFKKLGVDRRMKAVSVAKTLGWLDERTP
- a CDS encoding YkoF family thiamine/hydroxymethylpyrimidine-binding protein; the encoded protein is MKKTMCGTGQIAGCRFSLYPMSDRFVELILGALEATDLSKVWSKTDEVSTCVRGKAEHVFDVVKSIFLHCAKSGVHTVLNATFSIGCPGDSEADYYMTEDDHRLNEERSRLIAVQTDAQFSLYPLGTPDYMDTIYDIIGLAREEGTFTKGVHYASGLQGDAHDVFATLEHAFEQARTSDSTHIVLTANIAAHSPSRKS